A region of Cucumis melo cultivar AY chromosome 2, USDA_Cmelo_AY_1.0, whole genome shotgun sequence DNA encodes the following proteins:
- the LOC103492161 gene encoding dormancy-associated protein homolog 3-like isoform X1 yields the protein MGLLDQLWDDTLAGPTPDSGLGKLRKHPSFTSRSAAAAKESNNGKRYEEGIMLSSSSSAAAAAEDGVKVSRRIMIVKPPGGYQYGSSPPVSPAASSTPPSSPFSENHSDFEEDRHRMLMGRQQVKSELGLLLLLLTCEI from the exons ATGGGACTATTGGATCAGCTGTGGGACGACACGCTTGCCGGACCCACCCCGGACTCCGGCCTCGGCAAGCTCCGGAAGCACCCATCTTTCACTTCCCGATCCGCCGCCGCCGCCAAGG AATCCAATAATGGGAAGAGGTACGAGGAAGGAATAATgttgtcgtcgtcgtcgtcggcggcggcggcggcggaggaTGGTGTGAAAGTTTCGAGGAGAATTATGATCGTAAAGCCACCTGGGGGTTACCAGTATGGTTCTTCACCGCCGGTGTCTCCTGCCGCCTCTTCCACTCCGCCGTCTTCTCCTTTTTCCG AGAATCATTCAGATTTCGAAGAAGATCGACATCGGATGCTTATGGGAAGACAACAAGTGAAGTCGGAGCTCGGACTCCTACTTCTCCTTTTGACATGTGAGATATGA
- the LOC103492160 gene encoding uncharacterized protein LOC103492160, with translation MALNLIDRTDLWKNKARSLQLRLRDRFRVAVDNHRRKPTIFSDGYFSFTLRLWLQRFRDFRHDLPSSTVFYRKRVGKDFNDGEESAVLRMLQAVAVPVLGNVCHVFMHGLNRVQVYGLEKLHKAVLQRPKDQPLVTVSNHVASVDDPFVIAALLPPSVLFDAQNLRWTLCATDRCFNNSVTSAFFSTVKVLPVARGDGIYQKGMDMAISKLNHGGWVHIFPEGSRSRDGGKTMGSSKRGIGRLILDADTVPTVIPFVHTGMQEIMPIGAKIPRIGKTVTILIGDPIEFEDLLNSESEQKFSRGNLYDAVASRVGNRLLDMKLQVEKLANDRALDMQNHSMSGTERAAIMLQQIDWESFGIGSFTSVDYNSPTKQETQTQFDLDVPAEQQPISDWNFRMRLSREGGFISRMRGYIDPTEFMSFAARGLFRNHKTLGNSELDKANRPLKAWKRFVEANVMKRGSGTPINIASYNNLTVLMR, from the exons ATGGCTCTCAATCTCATCGACCGGACTGATCTCTGGAAGAACAAGGCCCGCTCTCTCCAACTCCGCCTCAGGGACCGCTTCCGTGTTGCAGTCGATAATCATCGCCGTAAACCTACCATTTTCTCTGATGGCTACTTCTCCTTCACCCTCCGTCTTTGGCTTCAGCGGTTTCGTGATTTTCGCCATGATTTGCCGTCTTCCACTGTCTTTTATCGCAAGCGAG TGGGCAAGGATTTTAATGATGGAGAAGAATCGGCCGTTCTTCGTATGCTTCAGGCTGTTGCTGTTCCTGTTCTTGGAAATGTTTGCCATGTGTTTATGCATGGTTTGAATCGTGTGCAG GTCTACGGTCTTGAGAAACTACACAAAGCTGTGCTGCAAAGACCAAAGGACCAACCTCTTGTTACA GTTAGCAATCACGTGGCCTCTGTAGATGACCCTTTTGTAATTGCAGCACTGCTTCCTCCAAGTGTACTTTTTGATGCCCAGAATTTGAGATGGACTCTATGTGCAACAGATCGATGTTTTAACAATTCTGTCACTTCTGCATTCTTTAGTACTGTGAAAGTGCTGCCAGTTGCTCGTGGTGATGGTATTTATCAGAAG GGAATGGACATGGCCATTTCAAAACTAAATCATGGAGGCTGGGTTCACATCTTTCCAGAGGGAAGTCGTTCACGAGATGGTGGAAAAACAATGGGTTCTTCAAAAAGAGGTATTGGAAG GCTGATTCTAGATGCGGACACCGTGCCTACAGTTATCCCATTTGTTCACACGGGGATGCAGGAGATCATGCCGATTGGAGCTAAAATCCCCAGGATTGGAAAGACG GTGACAATTCTTATAGGTGATCCCATTGAATTTGAAGATTTACTCAATTCTGAAAGTGAACAAAAGTTCTCCAGGGGGAACTTATATGATGCAGTCGCTTCAAGAGTTGGAAATCGGTTACTCGATATGAAACTTCAAGTAGAAAAACTAGCTAACGATCGTGCATTGGATATGCAAAATCATTCAATGAGTGGCACAGAACGAGCAGCCATAATGTTACAGCAAATTGATTGGGAGTCATTTGGTATTGGGAGCTTTACTTCCGTCGACTACAATTCCCCCACCAAGCAAGAAACTCAAACACAGTTCGATTTGGATGTTCCCGCAGAACAGCAACCTATTTCTGATTGGAATTTCAGAATGCGTCTTTCTCGAGAAGGTGGATTCATATCAAGAATGCGTGGTTACATCGACCCTACCGAGTTCATGAGTTTTGCAGCAAGAGGCTTGTTCAGGAATCATAAAACATTAGGAAACTCTGAATTGGACAAGGCAAATCGACCACTGAAGGCATGGAAACGATTTGTAGAAGCCAATGTGATGAAACGAGGCAGTGGTACTCCCATTAACATTGCAAGTTACAACAATTTGACTGTTTTAATGAGATGA
- the LOC103492165 gene encoding respiratory burst oxidase homolog protein B codes for MESQENKPTDSCSDTESIGSSKRVGFSGPLTGPSVAYKRTNSYSSSTRSTMRIKDDDQYVEITLDVRDDTVSVQNIRGGDSETAMLASRLETKRPTLGSQLSFKLKQVSQELRRMTSSKSFNRIDRTKSGASRALNGLRFMTKSVGSEAWSEIENRFDKLAINGELPKSLFARCIGMNESSEFAGELFDALARRRGISSNSITKGELREFWEQIIDESFDARLQIFFDMVDKNADGRITEKEVKEIIALSASANKLSKIQDEAEEYAALIMEELDPDNLGYIELYNLEMLLLQAPNQATAPNRVTDSRVLSQLLSQKLVPTKEYNPIKRTYRSLRYFVEDNWKRIWVFSLWLAICAGLFAWKFIQYRHRAVFHVMGYCVTTAKGAAETLKFNMAIILLPVCRNTITWLRSKTKLGSVVPFDDNVNFHKVIAVGIAIGVLLHAGAHLTCDFPKLLHATDAEYEPMKPFFGEVRPNNYWWFVKGTEGWTGVVMVVLMIIAFTLAQPWFRRNRLNLPKIIKRLTGFNAFWYSHHLFVIVYVLFIIHGYYLYLSKKWYKKTTWMYLAVPVLLYACERLIRAFRSGYKTVRISKVAVYPGNVLALQMSKPHGFKYTSGQYIFVNCSAISPFQWHPFSITSAPGDDYLSIHIRTVGDWTSQLKTIFSKVCQPPSVNQSGLLRADIGQSSNKIRLPRLLIDGPYGAPAQDYKQYDVLLLVGLGIGATPLISIVKDVLNNIKEQKDIENGVADKQAKPFVTKRAYFYWVTREQGSFEWFRGVMDEVAENDRDRVIELHNYCTSVYEEGDARSALITMLQDLNHAKNGVDIVSGTRVKTHFARPNWRNVLKHVAVNHPDQRVGVFYCGAQGLVGELRRLSQDFSRKTTTKFDFHKENF; via the exons AGAACAAACAGCTACAGTAGTAGTACAAGAAGCACCATGAGAATCAAAGACGATGATCAGTACGTCGAGATTACCTTAGACGTTCGTGACGACACAGTCTCCGTTCAGAACATCAGAGGAGGAGATTCAGAAACAGCAATGCTAGCAAGCCGATTGGAAACAAAACGCCCAACGCTAGGCTCTCAATTATCATTCAAATTGAAGCAAGTTTCGCAGGAATTAAGACGAATGACTTCCTCTAAAAGCTTCAATAGAATCGACCGAACCAAATCCGGTGCTAGTCGTGCCTTAAATGGCCTACGATTCATGACCAAAAGCGTCGGAAGTGAAGCTTGGTCAGAGATTGAGAATCGATTCGATAAACTCGCTATTAACGGAGAGCTTCCAAAGTCGTTATTCGCAAGATGCATAG GTATGAACGAGTCGAGTGAGTTTGCTGGTGAGTTGTTCGACGCGTTGGCTAGAAGAAGAGGGATAAGTTCGAACTCCATAACTAAAGGGGAACTGCGTGAATTTTGGGAGCAAATTATTGATGAAAGCTTCGATGCAAGGCTTCAAATCTTCTTCGATAT GGTGGACAAGAATGCTGACGGTCGCATTACCGAAAAAGAAGTCAAAGAG aTTATTGCATTGAGTGCTTCAGCTAATAAGTTGTCAAAAATTCAAGATGAAGCTGAAGAATATGCTGCACTAATTATGGAAGAATTGGACCCCGATAATCTCGGTTACATCGAG CTATACAACTTGGAAATGCTATTGTTGCAAGCTCCAAACCAAGCAACGGCGCCGAACCGTGTCACGGACAGCCGAGTGTTGAGCCAACTTCTAAGCCAAAAGCTAGTGCCCACAAAGGAGTACAACCCCATCAAGCGAACATACCGCTCACTCCGTTACTTTGTTGAAGATAATTGGAAGCGCATTTGGGTTTTCTCTCTATGGCTCGCCATTTGCGCTGGTCTATTCGCTTGGAAATTCATTCAGTATCGCCATCGAGCCGTCTTCCATGTTATGGGTTACTGCGTCACCACTGCCAAAGGCGCTGCCGAGACCCTTAAGTTCAATATGGCTATTATTCTTCTCCCTGTTTGTAGGAACACTATTACTTGGCTCCGAAGTAAGACCAAGCTTGGCTCTGTTGTCCCTTTTGATGATAATGTCAATTTCCACAAG GTAATTGCTGTTGGCATCGCCATTGGAGTCCTTTTACATGCTGGAGCACATCTTACCTGTGACTTTCCAAAGCTACTCCATGCGACGGATGCGGAATATGAACCAATGAAGCCGTTTTTCGGTGAAGTGCGACCGAATAACTATTGGTGGTTTGTGAAGGGGACGGAAGGGTGGACTGGGGTGGTGATGGTGGTGCTAATGATCATAGCATTCACCTTAGCTCAGCCATGGTTCCGCCGCAACCGCCTTAACTTACCAAAAATCATCAAGAGACTCACAGGGTTCAATGCCTTCTGGTACTCTCACCATCTCTTTGTCATTGTCTATGTCCTCTTCATCATCCATGGCTACTACCTCTATCTCTCCAAGAAATGGTACAAAAAGACG ACATGGATGTATCTAGCTGTCCCAGTCTTGCTATACGCATGTGAAAGATTGATTCGTGCATTTCGATCAGGCTACAAAACAGTGAGGATCTCAAAG GTTGCTGTTTATCCTGGAAATGTTTTGGCATTGCAAATGTCAAAGCCCCATGGATTCAAATACACAAGTGGCCAATACATATTTGTGAACTGTTCTGCTATTTCTCCCTTTCAATG GCATCCATTCTCGATTACATCGGCTCCTGGGGATGATTACTTGAGTATTCACATTCGCACTGTAGGAGATTGGACTTCCCAACTCAAGACCATTTTCTCAAAG GTATGTCAGCCTCCATCTGTTAATCAAAGTGGTCTTTTGAGGGCTGATATTGGCCAAAGCAGCAACAAAATCAG ATTACCAAGGCTGTTGATAGATGGACCTTACGGAGCTCCAGCACAAGATTACAAACAATACGACGTTCTTCTTCTCGTAGGGCTGGGGATCGGCGCCACCCCACTGATCAGCATCGTCAAGGATGTACTCAACAACATCAAGGAGCAGAAAGACATCGAAAATGGCGTTGCTGATAAGCAAGCGAAGCCTTTTGTCACCAAGCGAGCTTACTTCTACTGGGTGACAAGAGAGCAAGGCTCATTCGAATGGTTTAGAGGCGTCATGGACGAAGTCGCGGAGAACGATCGAGACAGAGTGATTGAACTGCACAACTACTGCACCAGCGTTTACGAAGAGGGTGATGCTCGGTCTGCCCTCATTACCATGCTTCAAGATCTCAACCACGCCAAGAACGGTGTCGATATTGTGTCCGGGACAAGGGTGAAGACTCATTTTGCTAGACCCAACTGGCGAAATGTCTTGAAACATGTTGCTGTTAACCACCCTGATCAAAGAGTTG GGGTGTTTTACTGTGGAGCACAAGGACTAGTCGGAGAGCTAAGGAGATTATCACAAGACTTTTCTAGGAAAACAACCACCAAATTTGATTTCCACAAGGAGAATTTTTAG
- the LOC103492159 gene encoding uncharacterized protein LOC103492159 isoform X1, with protein sequence MGKSSISLKFTIFLSLSLSVTPFALFPNYNKPPPIPKATPPDLLNLLGSKSQASSVNPGVAKDLKSCFKFLVPFHPTPSNAKLSSRRSLRSTGFDDRSRREEDELVWWPPQSVLELARLGVDSGGDPGAIHRTLDPAIIPIPDIHGSQSHKCELTRTPYGRRFISEELNSYLQFLFELIATRSSAMGINIKLNRFDLFHGHLFLAFDNNRLGILFHAKEFPAYDKKTFPCNMGYCQIGSNVSYDDSMNLRNILWLAPMPSSSTKDWEAPGVLVVLDAHPDGIIYRDIIPDYVHIARTIYEDDLGDTVVDVNYLDIGNALANYQIFIC encoded by the exons ATGGGTAAATCTTCAATCTCTCTCAAATTCACCATTTTcctctccctctctctttcAGTCACCCCCTTTGCTCTTTTTCCCAATTACAACAAACCACCCCCAATTCCCAAAGCCACTCCCCCTGATTTGCTCAATCTTCTCGGTTCTAAATCTCAAGCTTCTTCTGTGAATCCTGGTGTAGCGAAGGATCTGAAATCTTGTTTCAAATTCCTTGTTCCGTTCCATCCAACTCCATCCAACGCGAAATTATCCAGTAGACGGAGCTTGAGGTCGACGGGATTTGATGATCGGAGTCGGAGAGAGGAGGATGAGCTTGTTTGGTGGCCACCCCAGTCGGTTCTTGAACTCGCTCGACTTGGTGTTGATTCTGGTGGAGACCCTGGGGCTATTCATCGCACCCTTGATCCTGCTATAATCCCT ATACCTGACATTCATGGATCACAAAGCCACAAATGCGAACTCACAAGAACACCATATGGGAGACGCTTCATAAGCGAG GAACTAAATTCATACCTTCAGTTCCTGTTTGAGCTCATTGCTACTCGATCTTCTGCTATGGGGATAAACATTAAATTGAACCGTTTCGATTTATTTCATGGTCATCTTTTTCTTGCCTTTGACAACAACAGGCTCGGTATTTT GTTTCATGCCAAGGAATTCCCAGCTTATGATAAGAAAACTTTTCCATGCAACATGGGTTATTGTCAAATAG GATCTAATGTATCCTATGACGATTCGATGAACTTGAGAAATATCCTCTGGCTGGCACCTATGCCCAGCAGTTCTACTAAGGACTGGGAGGCTCCAG GGGTTCTTGTGGTGTTGGATGCTCATCCAGATGGAATCATATACAGAGATATCATACCTGACTATGTACATATAGCAAGAACTATTTATGAAG ATGATCTTGGAGATACTGTGGTTGATGTCAATTACTTGGACATTGGCAATGCTTTGGCAAATTATCAAATCTTCATATGCTAA
- the LOC103492164 gene encoding heavy metal-associated isoprenylated plant protein 35-like, protein MAKVEAKELEGTSEPFKCKICVLRVSIHCEGCKRKVIKILHNINGVHSVEIDRKQQKVTITTNIDEQSLIKRLIKAGKHAEPWPETKPISKIEKQIAVEIPAGETSASVRDGGKQKQSTETEPSAEALQVPPRNEEKSGTNENVQVLQISKADDGHGDATETNGRVERVVESPPDIACETQPGMPSDAVDIEASCSGDGEGRKKKKKKKQGQRKEKSSGAVAREMVSPPTVPTPANIGSPNPPNQIPSSNHSPPFNNPYNHPLHVAASQPAYVASYNTVYPTNTHDAYYASPPSYSYAYVHSMAPRNSTTLSSSLPIAEQPYTYAHSIEPRNISSLSSLPPVVEQSNSPPSSPFDFFSDENPSGCSIM, encoded by the exons ATGGCAAAAGTAGAAGCTAAAGAACTTGAAGGGACCTCAGAACCCTTCAAATGtaag ATATGTGTTTTGAGAGTCTCTATTCATTGTGAAGGTTGCAAGAGGAAAGTCATAAAGATTCTGCATAATATTAATG GAGTTCACTCGGTAGAAATCGATCGAAAGCAACAAAAAGTCACAATCACAACAAACATCGACGAACAATCTCTCATCAAAAGATTAATCAAGGCAGGAAAGCACGCAGAACCATGGCCAGAAACAAAACCCAtctcaaaaatagaaaaacaaatcGCCGTCGAAATCCCCGCCGGCGAAACTAGCGCCTCCGTCCGCGACGGCGGAAAGCAGAAACAAAGCACTGAAACAGAACCGTCGGCGGAAGCATTGCAAGTCCCACCAAGAAATGAAGAGAAATCCGGAACTAATGAGAATGTCCAAGTACTTCAAATTAGTAAGGCCGACGATGGCCACGGAGATGCGACGGAGACTAACGGCCGTGTAGAAAGAGTTGTAGAGTCTCCGCCGGACATCGCCTGTGAGACGCAGCCCGGTATGCCGAGCGATGCGGTGGACATTGAGGCAAGCTGCAGTGGCGACGGAGAagggagaaaaaagaagaagaagaagaagcaggGGCAGAGGAAAGAGAAAAGCAGCGGCGCAGTCGCCAGAGAGATGGTGAGTCCACCGACAGTTCCTACACCAGCAAACATAGGATCACCTAATCCTCCCAATCAAATTCCATCATCCAATCACAGCCCTCCATTTAACAATCCATACAATCATCCATTACACGTGGCTGCATCGCAACCCGCTTACGTGGCGAGTTACAATACCGTATACCCTACTAACACCCACGACGCATACTACGCTTCTCCGCCATCGTATTCGTATGCTTATGTACATTCCATGGCACCAAGAAACAGCACAACACTATCGTCGTCGTTACCGATCGCGGAACAACCGTATACCTATGCACATTCGATTGAACCTAGAAATATTTCGTCGTTGTCGTCACTGCCACCAGTCGTGGAACAATCGAACTCTCCACCGTCGAGTCCGTTCGACTTCTTTAGTGATGAGAATCCGAGTGGTTGCTCCATCATGTGA
- the LOC103492163 gene encoding REF/SRPP-like protein At3g05500, whose protein sequence is MADSDHSSQRQDMAVRADEDRLKYLEFVQTAAFRATECFFNVYGYAKDRSGPLKPGVETVEGTVKSVVGPLCNKFHGVPIEVLKFVDRKVDESVTKIDRHVPPTVKHASSQAMSAAQQAPEVARNVASEVRRSGLKDSVSGIVKSVYAKYEPSAKQLYSKYEPKAEQCAASAWHKLNQLPVFPTVAQAILPTAAYCTEKYNETVRTSAKKGYKVSSYLPLVPTERIAKVFSKNGVEMEPLVN, encoded by the exons ATGGCTGATTCCGATCATTCGTCGCAGCGCCAAGACATGGCGGTTAGGGCTGACGAGGACAGGCTGAAGTATTTGGAATTTGTTCAAACGGCGGCGTTTCGAGCCACCGAGTGTTTCTTTAATGTTTATGGGTACGCGAAGGACAGGTCCGGTCCGTTGAAGCCCGGCGTTGAGACTGTTGAGGGCACTGTTAAGTCCGTTGTTGGTCCTTTGTGTAACAAGTTCCATGGCGTTCCGATTGAGGTTCTTAAATTCGTCGATCGCAAG GTGGACGAGTCAGTGACGAAGATCGACCGCCACGTTCCTCCAACTGTCAAGCATGCCTCATCACAAGCCATGTCTGCTGCACAGCAGGCACCTGAAGTCGCTCGAAACGTTGCCTCTGAGGTCCGACGCTCTGGCCTCAAAGACTCCGTGTCTGGAATTGTGAAATCTGTGTATGCCAAGTACGAGCCAAGCGCAAAGCAACTCTACTCCAAATACGAGCCCAAGGCCGAGCAGTGCGCAGCTTCAGCATGGCACAAGCTCAACCAGCTCCCTGTCTTCCCCACGGTTGCACAGGCCATCTTGCCAACAGCAGCTTACTGCACGGAGAAATACAACGAGACCGTTCGAACCTCCGCCAAGAAAGGATACAAGGTCTCTTCATATCTACCATTGGTCCCTACTGAGAGGATTGCCAAAGTGTTCAGCAAGAACGGAGTTGAGATGGAGCCCTTGGTGAATTAA
- the LOC103492159 gene encoding uncharacterized protein LOC103492159 isoform X2, whose amino-acid sequence MGKSSISLKFTIFLSLSLSVTPFALFPNYNKPPPIPKATPPDLLNLLGSKSQASSVNPGVAKDLKSCFKFLVPFHPTPSNAKLSSRRSLRSTGFDDRSRREEDELVWWPPQSVLELARLGVDSGGDPGAIHRTLDPAIIPIPDIHGSQSHKCELTRTPYGRRFISEELNSYLQFLFELIATRSSAMGINIKLNRFDLFHGHLFLAFDNNRLGILFHAKEFPAYDKKTFPCNMGYCQIGSNVSYDDSMNLRNILWLAPMPSSSTKDWEAPDDLGDTVVDVNYLDIGNALANYQIFIC is encoded by the exons ATGGGTAAATCTTCAATCTCTCTCAAATTCACCATTTTcctctccctctctctttcAGTCACCCCCTTTGCTCTTTTTCCCAATTACAACAAACCACCCCCAATTCCCAAAGCCACTCCCCCTGATTTGCTCAATCTTCTCGGTTCTAAATCTCAAGCTTCTTCTGTGAATCCTGGTGTAGCGAAGGATCTGAAATCTTGTTTCAAATTCCTTGTTCCGTTCCATCCAACTCCATCCAACGCGAAATTATCCAGTAGACGGAGCTTGAGGTCGACGGGATTTGATGATCGGAGTCGGAGAGAGGAGGATGAGCTTGTTTGGTGGCCACCCCAGTCGGTTCTTGAACTCGCTCGACTTGGTGTTGATTCTGGTGGAGACCCTGGGGCTATTCATCGCACCCTTGATCCTGCTATAATCCCT ATACCTGACATTCATGGATCACAAAGCCACAAATGCGAACTCACAAGAACACCATATGGGAGACGCTTCATAAGCGAG GAACTAAATTCATACCTTCAGTTCCTGTTTGAGCTCATTGCTACTCGATCTTCTGCTATGGGGATAAACATTAAATTGAACCGTTTCGATTTATTTCATGGTCATCTTTTTCTTGCCTTTGACAACAACAGGCTCGGTATTTT GTTTCATGCCAAGGAATTCCCAGCTTATGATAAGAAAACTTTTCCATGCAACATGGGTTATTGTCAAATAG GATCTAATGTATCCTATGACGATTCGATGAACTTGAGAAATATCCTCTGGCTGGCACCTATGCCCAGCAGTTCTACTAAGGACTGGGAGGCTCCAG ATGATCTTGGAGATACTGTGGTTGATGTCAATTACTTGGACATTGGCAATGCTTTGGCAAATTATCAAATCTTCATATGCTAA
- the LOC103492161 gene encoding dormancy-associated protein homolog 3-like isoform X2: protein MGLLDQLWDDTLAGPTPDSGLGKLRKHPSFTSRSAAAAKESNNGKRYEEGIMLSSSSSAAAAAEDGVKVSRRIMIVKPPGGYQYGSSPPVSPAASSTPPSSPFSGRESFRFRRRSTSDAYGKTTSEVGARTPTSPFDM, encoded by the exons ATGGGACTATTGGATCAGCTGTGGGACGACACGCTTGCCGGACCCACCCCGGACTCCGGCCTCGGCAAGCTCCGGAAGCACCCATCTTTCACTTCCCGATCCGCCGCCGCCGCCAAGG AATCCAATAATGGGAAGAGGTACGAGGAAGGAATAATgttgtcgtcgtcgtcgtcggcggcggcggcggcggaggaTGGTGTGAAAGTTTCGAGGAGAATTATGATCGTAAAGCCACCTGGGGGTTACCAGTATGGTTCTTCACCGCCGGTGTCTCCTGCCGCCTCTTCCACTCCGCCGTCTTCTCCTTTTTCCG GTAGAGAATCATTCAGATTTCGAAGAAGATCGACATCGGATGCTTATGGGAAGACAACAAGTGAAGTCGGAGCTCGGACTCCTACTTCTCCTTTTGACATGTGA